The following are encoded together in the Ezakiella massiliensis genome:
- the tpx gene encoding thiol peroxidase, with protein MSDLKRFDAIKFQGEAMTLVGPEVKVGDKATDFTAVKSDMSEFKLSDLEGKRVVISVVPSVDTPVCEEQTKTFNKEASELKDLVILTISCDLPFAQSRFCAAKGIDNLIMLSDYKGHDFGTKYGFLIEELQLLARGVVIIDKDGCVEYVEYVPEATNLPDFDKAMKVLKK; from the coding sequence ATGAGTGATTTAAAACGTTTTGATGCAATTAAATTTCAAGGCGAGGCCATGACTTTGGTTGGACCAGAAGTAAAGGTTGGGGACAAGGCAACAGATTTTACAGCTGTTAAGAGTGACATGAGCGAATTTAAGTTGTCAGACTTGGAAGGTAAGAGGGTTGTAATTAGCGTTGTGCCATCAGTTGACACACCTGTTTGCGAAGAGCAAACCAAGACCTTCAACAAGGAAGCATCTGAATTAAAAGACCTAGTGATTTTAACCATTAGCTGCGACCTGCCCTTTGCCCAATCCAGATTTTGCGCCGCAAAAGGAATTGATAATTTGATTATGCTTTCAGACTATAAGGGCCACGACTTTGGAACCAAGTATGGATTTTTGATTGAAGAGCTCCAACTCTTGGCCAGGGGCGTTGTGATAATCGACAAGGACGGCTGTGTTGAATATGTGGAATACGTTCCAGAAGCAACCAACTTGCCGGATTTTGACAAGGCCATGAAAGTTTTGAAAAAATAA
- a CDS encoding response regulator transcription factor, protein MRVLIVEDDTVIREGISEYLKAFNYQTVEAKDGREALEKFDSDIKLIILDIQIPYINGLEVLRRVREKSDLPVLILTAFSDEEYKIDAFTNLADGYIEKPFSLPVLKARVDSLIKKHYGQRETFKYKDTEVDFTSYTARINGEDVNANPKELEILKYLLENEGRVLTRMQIIDAVWKESDEIPYDRVIDVYIKEIRKKLDLDCISTVRNVGYKLERK, encoded by the coding sequence ATGCGAGTGTTAATTGTTGAAGACGACACAGTCATTAGAGAAGGGATAAGTGAATACCTCAAGGCTTTTAATTACCAAACCGTGGAAGCAAAGGACGGCAGGGAGGCCTTGGAGAAATTTGATTCTGATATAAAACTAATAATTTTGGATATACAAATCCCCTATATAAATGGCCTGGAGGTTTTGAGGAGGGTCAGAGAAAAAAGCGACCTGCCAGTTTTAATTTTGACCGCTTTTTCTGACGAAGAATACAAGATCGACGCCTTTACAAACCTGGCTGATGGCTATATCGAAAAACCTTTTTCCTTGCCTGTCTTAAAGGCTCGGGTAGATTCGCTTATTAAAAAGCACTACGGGCAAAGGGAGACTTTTAAGTACAAGGATACAGAGGTCGACTTCACATCTTACACTGCAAGGATCAATGGCGAAGACGTAAACGCCAACCCCAAGGAGCTGGAGATTTTAAAATATTTACTCGAAAACGAGGGCCGGGTCCTGACCCGCATGCAGATCATTGACGCTGTGTGGAAGGAATCCGACGAAATCCCCTATGACCGGGTAATTGACGTTTATATAAAAGAAATCAGAAAGAAACTCGATTTAGATTGCATATCCACAGTTAGAAATGTGGGCTACAAGTTGGAGAGAAAATGA
- a CDS encoding helicase HerA-like domain-containing protein, which translates to MDILVGKGENPVYLKTEMLNRHGLIAGATGTGKTTTLKLIAEDASDLGIPVFLPDVKGDLFSLSVPNEMNDNVKDRVNKIGLDYSPAAYDIEVWDVFGDLGHPMRTTISEMGPLLLANLLDLNEVQEGILNIAFKVADDEGMPILDLKDLRAMLNYISENRKEYTSTYGNISTASIGAIQRALLLLENDGAEYFFGEPAFEIDDLFREEGGKGLINILNAKILHQKPRLYTAFMVWLLSELYEHLPEVGDQEYPKIIFFFDEAHLLFQYGSKLLTDKLAQVIRLIRSKGVSVFFVTQRPDDIPDEILAQLGNKFQHALRAFTPKDRKMIKETAQNFRDNPSFDTAETLTNLQSGEALVSTLDADGLPNITEKTLMAPPKSTFDAIDDDSVRALIPGAMDKKYRKMIDRESAFEILEEKLTKIQEEAEAKALAEEKRKEDIRRDQDESRAERQKRRNKSELEKAMGKMANQTIYSMSRTLGNRIMRGILGGIFGGKKR; encoded by the coding sequence ATGGATATTTTAGTTGGAAAAGGTGAAAATCCTGTTTACTTAAAGACAGAGATGTTAAATAGGCACGGGCTTATAGCCGGGGCGACCGGCACGGGCAAGACGACGACTCTAAAGCTTATAGCAGAGGACGCCAGTGATTTGGGCATCCCTGTATTTTTGCCAGACGTCAAGGGCGACTTGTTCTCCTTGAGCGTGCCAAATGAAATGAACGACAATGTGAAAGATAGAGTTAATAAAATTGGTTTGGATTACAGTCCAGCCGCTTACGATATAGAAGTTTGGGATGTCTTTGGCGATTTGGGCCACCCCATGCGGACGACCATCAGCGAAATGGGACCGCTTCTGCTTGCAAATCTTTTGGACTTAAACGAAGTCCAAGAGGGGATTTTAAATATCGCTTTTAAAGTCGCCGATGACGAGGGCATGCCTATTTTGGATTTAAAGGACCTCAGGGCTATGCTAAATTATATTTCAGAAAACCGCAAGGAATATACCAGCACCTATGGAAATATTTCCACAGCCAGCATTGGGGCAATTCAGAGGGCTCTTCTGCTCTTGGAAAATGACGGGGCTGAATATTTCTTTGGCGAGCCAGCCTTTGAGATCGACGACTTATTTAGAGAGGAGGGAGGCAAGGGCCTAATCAACATTTTAAACGCCAAAATTCTCCACCAAAAACCAAGACTCTATACGGCTTTTATGGTTTGGCTCTTAAGCGAACTCTATGAACACTTACCAGAAGTGGGCGACCAAGAATATCCAAAGATAATATTTTTCTTTGACGAGGCCCATCTCTTATTTCAATATGGATCAAAATTATTGACTGACAAATTGGCCCAGGTCATCAGACTCATCCGGTCCAAAGGCGTTTCAGTTTTCTTTGTAACCCAAAGGCCAGACGATATACCAGACGAAATTCTGGCTCAGCTGGGCAACAAATTCCAACACGCCCTCAGGGCCTTCACGCCAAAGGACAGGAAGATGATCAAGGAAACCGCTCAAAACTTTAGGGACAATCCGAGCTTTGATACGGCGGAAACTCTGACCAACCTTCAATCAGGCGAGGCCCTTGTGTCGACCTTGGATGCAGATGGCCTGCCAAATATTACAGAAAAAACTCTCATGGCCCCACCAAAATCGACCTTCGATGCAATCGATGACGACAGTGTTCGTGCCCTGATACCGGGGGCCATGGATAAAAAATATCGCAAGATGATTGACAGGGAATCAGCCTTTGAAATCTTGGAAGAAAAACTTACAAAAATACAAGAGGAAGCAGAGGCCAAAGCCCTAGCTGAAGAAAAACGCAAGGAAGACATCAGACGGGACCAAGACGAATCGCGGGCCGAAAGGCAAAAGCGCAGAAACAAATCTGAGCTGGAAAAAGCCATGGGCAAGATGGCCAATCAAACCATATATTCCATGTCAAGAACACTTGGCAATCGAATTATGCGGGGAATCCTTGGCGGAATTTTCGGCGGTAAAAAGCGCTAG
- a CDS encoding MsnO8 family LLM class oxidoreductase gives MTKVSILNLIPKFKDESQRAAVDRAVDLAKFADDHDFSRYWLAEHHNSPAVLGAATDLMIGHVLNQTKRITVGAGGVMLPNHTPFQVVERYATLDILHPGRVDIGIGRAPGTDMETAKLIYRNIYKSEDFKKAIQEMQLYMSDEAWDLDVAPHPGAGSKIPLTILGSSETSAHIAADLGLPYSFAGHFAPNTIGYALGIYRNEFKPSKYLEEPYVILGTSVNIAKNKDQAEALKKHAQNISLQFLRKERKEFMKLDPDNEPELTSMEKFVLRTSKGLSIEGDIDEAAKTWKRIKEEYKPDEVIGASYIPETDVLIDNYKYFEDIILNG, from the coding sequence ATGACAAAAGTTTCAATTTTAAATTTAATACCAAAGTTCAAAGACGAAAGTCAAAGAGCTGCCGTCGATAGAGCGGTTGATTTGGCAAAATTTGCTGATGACCACGATTTTTCCCGCTACTGGCTGGCCGAACACCACAACAGTCCAGCGGTTTTAGGCGCCGCTACAGATTTGATGATCGGCCACGTTTTAAATCAGACAAAGAGAATTACAGTTGGGGCTGGCGGAGTAATGCTCCCCAACCACACGCCATTTCAAGTTGTAGAAAGATATGCAACCCTTGATATCCTCCACCCAGGACGCGTCGACATAGGCATCGGCCGGGCACCGGGCACAGATATGGAGACGGCAAAATTGATTTACAGAAATATATATAAATCCGAAGATTTTAAAAAGGCCATCCAAGAGATGCAGCTCTACATGTCAGATGAGGCTTGGGACTTAGATGTCGCTCCACATCCTGGCGCTGGATCAAAAATTCCGCTAACAATACTTGGCTCATCAGAAACATCCGCCCACATAGCAGCAGACCTGGGACTTCCATATTCTTTTGCCGGCCACTTTGCGCCAAATACAATCGGCTATGCCCTGGGCATTTACAGGAATGAGTTTAAACCATCAAAATATCTAGAAGAACCCTATGTAATCCTCGGCACTTCTGTTAACATTGCAAAAAATAAAGACCAGGCTGAAGCTTTAAAGAAGCACGCCCAAAATATTTCCCTGCAATTCTTGAGAAAGGAACGCAAGGAATTTATGAAGCTTGACCCAGACAATGAACCTGAACTCACATCCATGGAAAAATTTGTCCTCCGCACTTCCAAGGGCCTATCCATAGAAGGCGACATCGATGAAGCCGCCAAGACTTGGAAGCGGATCAAAGAAGAGTACAAGCCAGACGAAGTCATCGGTGCCTCATATATTCCAGAGACCGATGTCCTCATAGACAATTATAAGTACTTTGAAGACATAATTTTAAACGGATAA
- a CDS encoding HAMP domain-containing sensor histidine kinase, whose translation MKNLKIFPKMFIQIFSVLALVVLLVHFLVFLIFPKTYLEKRKNEVRTIADQMAESLDDKNMAEVEEIIDLYSRSSEVKAHIIEAMADDAIKIEGNVMIDMNSDTNSLIIEERGIKLNDGQDLFLQFISTADVKKEAKDLSLKFLPYTLLLSFLLSVVVSLVYAKVIKNNVTEIKNVTDKMMALDKEAILEVDTRDEIGDLKEQINDLYTTLLKSIDDLEIKNKEIIKLERLKYDFLKGSSHELKTPLASMKIILENMKYNIGKYKDRDTYIDECIDIVDGLTANVTQILSVSSLENLKNDEEVILVNDVLADLLKKYSVMASQKNIKITKDLADEKIYIGKTALKIILSNLLSNAVKYTDENGIISIGVRGNWLYIENSASNLEALDVDKIFDINFDLNKENSNGLGLYIVKNLLDNYKIDYQVKKEDGNFIFMIKLA comes from the coding sequence ATGAAAAACTTAAAAATATTTCCAAAAATGTTCATACAAATATTTTCTGTCCTGGCCCTTGTAGTCCTCTTGGTCCACTTTCTGGTGTTTTTAATTTTCCCAAAAACCTATTTGGAGAAACGTAAAAATGAAGTGCGGACCATTGCTGATCAGATGGCTGAGAGTTTAGATGACAAGAACATGGCCGAGGTCGAGGAAATTATAGACCTCTATTCCAGGTCCAGCGAGGTCAAGGCTCATATAATAGAGGCTATGGCGGACGACGCAATCAAGATCGAAGGCAATGTAATGATCGACATGAACTCGGACACCAATTCTCTCATTATTGAAGAGCGGGGGATAAAATTGAACGATGGCCAAGATCTTTTCCTTCAATTTATTTCTACGGCCGATGTAAAAAAAGAGGCCAAGGACCTGAGCCTAAAATTTTTGCCTTACACATTGCTACTGTCATTTTTATTATCAGTTGTCGTTTCTCTTGTTTACGCCAAGGTCATAAAGAATAACGTCACTGAGATTAAAAACGTGACCGACAAGATGATGGCTCTGGACAAGGAGGCCATTTTAGAAGTTGACACAAGGGATGAAATTGGCGACTTAAAGGAGCAAATCAACGACTTATACACCACGCTTTTGAAGTCCATTGACGACTTGGAAATAAAAAACAAAGAAATTATTAAATTAGAAAGACTCAAGTACGACTTTCTAAAGGGATCTTCTCATGAGCTTAAAACCCCTCTAGCTAGCATGAAGATTATCCTGGAGAATATGAAGTACAATATCGGCAAGTACAAGGATAGGGATACCTATATCGATGAATGTATTGATATAGTCGACGGACTGACTGCAAATGTTACGCAGATTTTGTCCGTCTCCTCCTTGGAAAATTTGAAAAACGACGAGGAAGTCATACTTGTTAACGACGTCCTGGCAGACCTTTTGAAAAAATACTCTGTCATGGCCAGTCAAAAGAATATAAAAATTACAAAGGACTTAGCAGACGAAAAAATTTATATAGGAAAGACCGCTTTAAAAATTATTTTATCGAATTTACTTTCAAATGCTGTTAAATATACCGACGAAAATGGTATCATTAGTATAGGGGTAAGGGGAAACTGGCTCTACATCGAAAACTCCGCTTCAAATCTGGAGGCCTTGGATGTGGACAAGATTTTTGATATTAACTTTGACCTCAATAAGGAAAACAGCAATGGCCTGGGACTTTACATTGTAAAAAACTTACTTGACAATTACAAAATCGACTACCAGGTCAAGAAGGAAGACGGGAATTTTATCTTTATGATAAAATTGGCTTAA
- the ahpC gene encoding alkyl hydroperoxide reductase subunit C: MLTDLFIENMIGQEIGDFKVTAYDSKGKFIDVEKEDLRGKWSVFFFYPGDFTFVCPTELEDLAENYEKFQKIGCDVYSISTDSEFVHKAWHDESKAIGKVNFTMLSDRTRQLGDMFGVYVPEEGQNLRGTFIINPDLKISAYEIHDMGIGRDALSLLRKVEASQFVFEHGDKVCPAKWAPGDDTLTPGIDLVGKI, from the coding sequence ATGCTAACAGATTTATTTATTGAAAATATGATCGGACAAGAAATTGGCGACTTTAAAGTAACAGCCTATGACAGCAAGGGCAAATTTATCGATGTAGAAAAAGAAGACCTCAGAGGAAAATGGAGTGTATTTTTCTTCTACCCAGGAGACTTCACATTCGTATGCCCAACAGAACTAGAAGACCTAGCTGAAAACTACGAAAAATTCCAAAAGATCGGTTGCGATGTATACTCAATCTCAACTGACTCAGAATTCGTACACAAGGCATGGCACGACGAAAGTAAGGCAATCGGCAAGGTAAACTTCACAATGCTAAGTGACAGAACCAGACAACTCGGCGATATGTTCGGAGTTTACGTACCAGAAGAAGGACAAAACCTAAGAGGAACCTTCATCATCAACCCAGACCTAAAGATTTCAGCTTACGAAATCCACGACATGGGAATCGGCCGTGACGCACTAAGCTTACTCAGAAAAGTTGAAGCTAGCCAATTCGTATTTGAACACGGCGACAAAGTATGTCCTGCAAAATGGGCACCGGGGGATGACACTTTAACACCAGGAATCGACCTAGTCGGCAAGATTTAG